CAGGGCGAAATCGAAGGAATCAGGGGTATAGGACCAATTTCAGCCACCCTCATACGTTTGGTAAAAGAGTTATGTGTCACGTATTCTGCACAAAGGATGAGAAATAAGGATATCCTCTCTTCACCCGAGTCTGTTTTGGAGTTTTCACGGTTTAAGCTCTCAGGCAAGCCAAATGAAGCGCTGATGGCAATATATGTCAACGTAAAGAATGAGGTCATAGACTATGAAATGCTTACCGAAGGCACTGTCGATAATGTAGTAATCTATCCAAGACGAATTATTGAGGGAGCGTTAAGGTATCACGCTTCAGGTTTAATCATCGTTCATAACCATCCGAGCGGAAATCCAGACCCATCCGAAGAGGATAGGCTGTTAACAAACTCCTTATCAGAAATATCAAAGACGCTTGATATCAGACTCCTGGATCATATCATCGTGGGAAAAGATGGCTATTTCAGTTTCAGAGAAAGGAACGCGCTATAATCCAAGCGGGGTTGGAAAACCCCGCCTATCGATATGTCATGATAATATTAATTGCCATCGATAGTCGGGACTTTCCAGTCCCGAGCGGATCTACATTTTTAATTTTTTACATGTATATTTAAACAAAAACCATCACAGTCGATGA
Above is a window of Thermodesulfobacteriota bacterium DNA encoding:
- the radC gene encoding DNA repair protein RadC → MPQKPHYIAHRHRLREKFKKADSNGLHEYELLELLLTYAIPRIDVKLAAKELLKRFGGLSGVLDASQGEIEGIRGIGPISATLIRLVKELCVTYSAQRMRNKDILSSPESVLEFSRFKLSGKPNEALMAIYVNVKNEVIDYEMLTEGTVDNVVIYPRRIIEGALRYHASGLIIVHNHPSGNPDPSEEDRLLTNSLSEISKTLDIRLLDHIIVGKDGYFSFRERNAL